One Luteolibacter yonseiensis genomic window carries:
- a CDS encoding Rab family GTPase, producing the protein MPESAPPQLKPMINGHVERLHRFLPFSPIMEQIFEEFTDSKDSMDLETVALDYLRRVVILPQAKLIILTGDAGHGKTHLCRRLLEDHVGRDNRPGIKSRAKDLINSSCDGSKSIPSSPEKPNRRPLRIYKDFSELSVTLAADQIEAAFRNEVDVTVICANEGRLRAILESASAGEGCSALLGDFNRSFEDGLASRDGRIHILNLNYQSVAAPSVNEGSLLQRSVKAWNDGTRWKACEQCSSKSSCPIFRNHQLLSHTKDTLGENRQRKLVDIFATAERLGVVVTIREMLMAVSYLLTGGLKCEDVHRMTARSKSGWQHRYAFYNLAFEPPSKSVAQKLSRIPVIQHLSKLDPGRVSERSVDERLINEHNMFRAGEIDIVFAGRLAGKDHLVDASSGIDDIIANPRNRAEREGEADFVIRVVRSIRRRFFFDECTEIPDTMLRMGFSNGGDFTAILSGNLSPAVLAPLKNRAIAGLHMIQGIKLGPNETRLMLVDPAFGNATSHAAIIARRILSGAIKLLPMREKWDYANGETEFAMTTAVDWLDRHIVLRIEDKEQLPADLSLDLMMFDCLMRSARGYVAGQFYAHDIRRISNYLGRLAESGSTSDEEISLFMGGRTRSISIDGGVIQVGAH; encoded by the coding sequence ATGCCCGAGTCCGCGCCACCCCAGCTGAAACCAATGATCAACGGCCATGTTGAGCGACTTCACCGCTTCCTGCCGTTTAGCCCGATCATGGAACAGATTTTCGAGGAGTTCACCGATTCCAAGGATTCCATGGATCTTGAGACGGTAGCCTTGGATTACTTGCGGAGGGTTGTTATCCTTCCCCAGGCGAAGCTGATCATACTCACGGGGGACGCGGGGCACGGCAAAACGCACCTGTGCCGTCGACTGTTGGAGGATCACGTTGGGAGAGACAATCGACCTGGCATCAAATCACGAGCGAAAGATTTGATTAATTCCTCATGCGATGGGAGTAAGTCCATCCCGTCCTCTCCGGAAAAGCCCAACCGACGTCCACTGCGGATTTACAAAGACTTCTCCGAACTCTCCGTCACTTTGGCAGCTGACCAGATCGAGGCGGCATTTCGGAATGAGGTCGATGTTACGGTGATTTGCGCGAACGAAGGCAGGTTAAGAGCTATTCTCGAATCGGCTTCTGCCGGAGAGGGGTGCTCAGCGTTACTCGGCGATTTCAACCGGTCATTTGAGGACGGTTTGGCCAGCAGGGATGGAAGGATCCATATTCTCAACCTGAACTACCAGTCCGTAGCGGCGCCATCGGTCAACGAAGGGAGCCTGTTGCAACGTTCCGTCAAGGCGTGGAACGACGGGACCCGATGGAAGGCTTGCGAGCAATGCTCAAGCAAGAGCAGCTGCCCAATTTTCCGAAATCATCAGCTCCTTTCGCATACGAAGGACACACTCGGAGAGAACCGGCAACGCAAACTGGTCGATATCTTCGCCACAGCGGAACGGCTAGGAGTGGTGGTTACGATTCGTGAGATGCTCATGGCTGTCTCCTATTTGCTTACAGGCGGTCTGAAGTGTGAGGATGTCCACCGGATGACAGCGAGAAGCAAGAGCGGTTGGCAGCACCGCTACGCCTTCTACAATTTGGCCTTCGAGCCGCCCAGCAAGAGCGTCGCCCAGAAGCTTTCCAGGATCCCAGTGATCCAGCATCTTTCCAAGCTCGACCCGGGGAGGGTTTCGGAAAGGAGCGTCGACGAGCGTCTGATCAACGAGCACAACATGTTTCGGGCTGGCGAAATTGACATTGTGTTCGCGGGCCGTTTGGCGGGCAAAGATCATCTCGTTGATGCTTCGTCAGGCATCGATGACATCATCGCAAACCCGAGGAACCGGGCGGAACGCGAGGGCGAGGCAGACTTTGTCATCCGAGTGGTGCGCTCGATTAGGCGTCGGTTCTTTTTCGATGAGTGCACCGAAATCCCAGACACCATGCTTCGAATGGGATTCTCAAACGGCGGAGACTTCACCGCCATCTTGTCCGGAAACCTTTCGCCCGCTGTCCTCGCTCCACTGAAAAATCGTGCAATCGCAGGCTTGCACATGATCCAAGGAATCAAGCTCGGACCAAACGAGACGAGACTCATGCTTGTGGACCCGGCATTTGGAAATGCGACGTCCCACGCCGCGATCATCGCGCGTAGGATCCTATCGGGGGCAATCAAACTACTCCCGATGCGGGAAAAGTGGGATTACGCAAACGGCGAAACAGAGTTTGCGATGACGACAGCCGTCGATTGGCTCGACCGGCATATCGTCCTGCGCATTGAAGACAAAGAGCAGCTCCCGGCAGACCTTTCACTGGATCTCATGATGTTCGATTGCCTGATGCGCTCAGCGCGTGGCTATGTGGCCGGTCAGTTCTATGCGCACGACATCCGGAGAATCAGCAACTACCTCGGACGTCTCGCCGAGTCGGGTTCGACCAGCGACGAGGAAATCTCCTTGTTCATGGGAGGGCGGACAAGGTCGATTTCCATTGATGGAGGGGTCATTCAAGTAGGAGCCCATTGA
- a CDS encoding OB-fold nucleic acid binding domain-containing protein yields MPPMEMAERLSADFATQGASIGPHPMRLWRERMGTRQYQRAKDLTNLPSGFPIRVAGMVICRQRPGTAKGHCFISLEDETGIANLFVKKETFHAFRLVITSESFLCAEGRLQRSEGDQPTVYVTGITPLEGMTGDMLPHPMTSIEVDRKRRLE; encoded by the coding sequence ATGCCTCCGATGGAAATGGCGGAACGCCTCTCCGCCGACTTCGCCACGCAGGGAGCCTCCATCGGGCCCCACCCCATGCGGCTGTGGAGGGAACGGATGGGTACACGGCAATACCAACGGGCGAAGGATCTGACCAACCTTCCCTCCGGCTTCCCCATCCGGGTGGCGGGCATGGTGATCTGCCGCCAGCGGCCCGGCACGGCGAAAGGGCACTGCTTCATCTCGCTGGAGGACGAGACGGGAATCGCGAACCTCTTCGTGAAGAAAGAGACGTTCCACGCCTTCCGGCTCGTGATCACCAGCGAGTCCTTCCTCTGCGCGGAAGGCAGGCTCCAGCGGTCCGAAGGGGATCAGCCGACGGTGTATGTGACCGGCATCACGCCCTTGGAAGGCATGACCGGAGACATGCTGCCACATCCCATGACTTCCATTGAAGTGGACCGGAAAAGGAGACTCGAATGA
- a CDS encoding glycoside hydrolase family 130 protein — MSTVKVHRHSITLQPESERVIIRPFIPADTEKLQAILRRTLDLDEESIAKQLQAVRHEFELRHYDIESLLLYHFDKIQPYLAPDVELTLNRRLFLGATFSGEYALESAALFNPSIVPHPDQTDLPEGALRFVMSLRATGEGHISSIEFRSGVIGADGDISMDPISRYVAMPGVVMNPTYRKQTFILKFQEMGFQNECADSVMSGLADEFSRGELDQSLQAVAHADHPFSHEYNRTLDCIRWLADSNYELQFSPKLGINERIIFPVSANESNGIEDARFVRFTEEGRPAMYYATYTAYNGKAILPQLIETADFSRFRVLTLNGNAVQNKGMALFPRKVGGRYAMLSRQDDENLLIMFSDNLHFWSDPEILMRPAEVWESIKIGNCGSPIETPEGWLVITHGVGPMRKYCIGAALLDLEDPTKVIGRLREPLISPVGVEREGYVPNVVYSCGSLLHGKTVILPYAMSDKYTAFASIDLKELLAAMNS; from the coding sequence ATGAGCACAGTCAAGGTCCACCGCCACAGCATCACACTCCAGCCAGAAAGCGAAAGGGTCATCATCCGCCCGTTCATCCCCGCCGATACGGAAAAACTCCAGGCGATCCTCCGCCGGACCCTGGATCTGGACGAGGAGTCGATCGCCAAACAACTCCAGGCGGTGCGGCACGAGTTCGAATTGAGGCACTATGACATTGAGTCCCTCCTGCTGTATCACTTTGACAAAATCCAGCCCTACCTGGCGCCCGATGTCGAACTCACGCTCAATCGCCGCCTCTTCCTGGGAGCCACGTTTTCCGGCGAATACGCGCTCGAATCCGCGGCACTGTTCAATCCGTCGATAGTGCCTCACCCGGATCAAACGGACCTGCCAGAAGGGGCTCTTCGTTTCGTCATGAGCTTGCGCGCGACTGGTGAGGGCCACATTTCATCGATCGAGTTCCGCTCGGGTGTGATCGGGGCGGATGGGGACATTTCGATGGATCCGATCTCAAGATATGTGGCGATGCCCGGAGTGGTCATGAACCCGACCTATCGGAAGCAGACATTCATTTTGAAATTTCAGGAAATGGGCTTTCAAAATGAATGCGCCGACTCTGTCATGTCAGGACTGGCCGACGAGTTCAGTCGCGGAGAACTGGACCAGAGTCTCCAGGCGGTGGCACATGCGGACCATCCTTTCAGTCACGAATACAACCGGACTCTCGACTGTATCCGCTGGCTCGCCGACTCCAATTACGAACTCCAATTTTCTCCGAAGCTGGGCATCAACGAACGCATCATCTTCCCGGTTTCCGCCAACGAGAGCAACGGTATTGAGGACGCGCGATTCGTCAGGTTCACCGAAGAAGGTCGGCCAGCCATGTACTACGCGACCTACACCGCATATAACGGCAAGGCCATCCTGCCGCAGCTGATCGAGACGGCCGACTTTTCGCGGTTCCGTGTACTCACGCTCAACGGCAACGCGGTACAAAACAAGGGCATGGCCTTGTTTCCCCGCAAGGTCGGAGGGCGGTATGCCATGCTTTCCCGACAAGATGACGAGAATCTGCTGATCATGTTTTCGGACAACCTCCATTTCTGGAGTGATCCCGAAATATTGATGAGACCTGCGGAAGTTTGGGAATCGATTAAAATCGGCAACTGCGGATCACCGATAGAAACCCCCGAAGGCTGGCTGGTCATCACTCACGGCGTGGGTCCGATGAGGAAATACTGTATCGGAGCCGCCCTGTTGGACCTTGAGGATCCGACAAAGGTGATCGGCCGCCTCCGTGAACCTCTGATCTCGCCTGTGGGAGTTGAACGCGAGGGATATGTCCCCAATGTCGTCTACAGCTGCGGTTCACTCCTGCACGGCAAAACGGTTATCCTGCCATACGCGATGAGTGACAAATATACCGCCTTCGCCAGCATCGATCTCAAGGAGTTACTGGCAGCCATGAATTCGTGA
- a CDS encoding FtsK/SpoIIIE domain-containing protein — protein sequence MTDIDQVIGRITFDIVERHLKSTAENERPFFRIKNLRTTEALALLDVWNDIAGKRLKTMKVVVAADSPEGFPSEFRADPEKSITYYRDTNELGLIYIETKVESDAQGLKNIFSLSDANFLDGEFDEEDYVVAERMVELAWQVAGGQGDFPLLLGKRICEVLKSLHPDQISISARRFISFALAVLRERQATIGVFSPEETDRLVGRHLPALNLFPDEHWRGNSNPSPTRMARRLGQNALHAELASSRSSDLDTDKLIEQIERTTFRPFNDGDFSASENDLWRSKCTRYCCAPDHENRVEIEYHIFEQLFGKDVKGLPLGDRIRGEIDSHAPERGREYDDLSISGGLSRRSQEEAQRFLEAEPDETRELRPLRDLLSKQTLRMVEKLANPNPERFSNPLIKFAEIAASLRTRISNKTDDLRLRIRPIIQDGGKNPMLGLFAFLYGETLREVACSSEDDANSITLIIDERLLDSTPPPPLITNDDVQDEESGPREPEWNALPFEFSLESVTNNKVLEIESGYEWEPESKERVILLWLGLVAKDTPAADKQLRLPDDSSLDDWISNVVDRSIRFDSAASDTPEPPTSGSVLDRIFQCRTAFMEKAAVDGISVTLIDNYFDTWSSLLMEARETHIPDGKRDSDLISLQHQDCVDIEGGGSILMLPSHPFRLRWFSRYLEKSAEVLTRSLVGDLPLNRQNNQKYLQWIADLSPQQQPAVHCNRAGEIVFATGALGMSEEFSPLEEGRVSAETGALEPTCTAEIAAQVHAYIEAHPYKKDGLSILVVLPSGAKLPGELVQQIRKGSGANVVIDVTVMAPRELWDLVSQTIEQVPTDNRLSNGHRLFPSIGLGFIHLDPSRSPEELFEGVVCDIAIVPKFLQDQVDIQQNTEPPNAINGCFDPLLDSPTHVYGGRNGGAISVSMRPSQTDPALNAWSTIVVRQHRARPVAPAQPENQDFVEMKINFERMARIFAEVHKISHWVVTLEKYISREQIENLEPRPDILTVRENVGSSGLYTLIVSSQQGRQFVIKRLKSKLGRIVEGAAEGSTDGKHLESLAARIYDETRLIAPRLALKAMGISRVTEEIVGLTIARHIAGAHFPSEPANGVVVWISLDDHPDWFQGSIAIRADLLRLTLRQEGAELFVDVLAVEGKLRQAYDPHGEDQVLATLDLIQDALSKPEDETQPLDAEFWREQLASAMEAVAPEARTLYGATSSTIDGERIKLPGEMRDRFRRGIFKTGVVQGLYSLCRHDIDGSVVIEPRGDSRLSVVRSFRNDVVRLVERTPAELFPASLLPESPEIGGIETLANSGGQPQPDVPAPMGGGSVRQIVKTTDEQEQSVVGKGKLDAKTLESRYQRMLDTFGTFNVDVRPPSDAPRFEEGPASVLYRLKPGLGVDPSKLNARADAMKLALELEESQSIRFSNHLGYCLLDVPKRDEDRYFISAGQIWKDWRRPEGSLEALLGVDRIGNPIGINFSSSDSPHLLIGGTTGSGKSEALNTILCGLVGHYTPDELRLALIDPKSTELFHFENAPHLDGEIGYEDSEAIAMLTEAVENMQARYRCFRDRRVRSITEYNAMVPAEKRMPWKLIVLDEYADLTSEKQAKEEIEAHLRRLAQKARAAGIHVIIATQNPKAEVISTNLRSNLPAQLALRVRSGIESQVIMGEAGAEALTGKGDAFLKAGSSVIRLQVAIAKECLFLTK from the coding sequence ATGACGGATATCGACCAAGTCATCGGCAGAATAACCTTCGACATTGTCGAGCGTCACCTCAAATCGACGGCAGAAAACGAGCGTCCGTTCTTCCGGATCAAAAACCTGCGAACCACAGAGGCACTGGCGCTCTTGGACGTATGGAATGATATCGCGGGCAAACGGCTCAAAACGATGAAGGTCGTCGTTGCGGCGGATTCCCCTGAGGGCTTTCCCTCGGAATTCCGGGCGGATCCGGAAAAGTCCATCACCTACTACCGTGATACTAACGAACTTGGCCTTATCTACATAGAAACCAAAGTCGAGAGCGACGCACAGGGGCTGAAGAACATCTTCTCCCTGAGCGATGCGAACTTCCTAGACGGTGAGTTCGACGAGGAAGACTACGTTGTGGCGGAGCGTATGGTGGAACTCGCGTGGCAAGTTGCAGGCGGTCAGGGCGATTTTCCACTACTGCTGGGGAAACGGATCTGCGAGGTCCTCAAGTCACTCCACCCCGACCAGATTTCCATTTCCGCGCGACGCTTTATCTCATTCGCTCTCGCGGTATTGCGTGAACGCCAAGCGACTATTGGAGTGTTCTCGCCGGAGGAAACAGACCGACTAGTCGGTCGTCATCTTCCTGCGCTGAACCTGTTTCCCGACGAACATTGGCGAGGGAATTCTAACCCGAGTCCGACCAGAATGGCACGGAGGCTTGGCCAGAATGCGTTGCATGCCGAACTGGCCAGCAGCCGTAGTTCGGACCTTGATACCGATAAACTGATCGAACAAATCGAGAGAACCACGTTTCGTCCTTTTAATGATGGCGATTTCTCCGCATCCGAGAACGACTTGTGGAGGTCGAAGTGCACACGTTATTGTTGCGCACCGGACCACGAAAACCGGGTTGAGATCGAATACCATATCTTTGAACAGCTCTTTGGCAAAGATGTCAAAGGCTTACCGCTCGGTGACCGCATTCGTGGGGAGATTGACAGTCACGCACCTGAGCGAGGGCGCGAATATGATGATCTGTCCATTTCCGGCGGGCTTAGTCGGCGCTCCCAAGAAGAAGCCCAACGTTTCCTTGAAGCTGAACCCGACGAGACTCGTGAACTTCGGCCGCTTCGAGACCTGCTCTCGAAGCAAACGCTCCGAATGGTTGAGAAACTTGCCAATCCAAATCCGGAAAGATTTTCCAACCCGCTGATCAAGTTTGCAGAGATCGCCGCATCTCTTCGCACCCGCATCAGCAATAAGACCGACGATCTTAGACTCCGAATCCGACCGATCATCCAAGACGGGGGTAAGAACCCCATGCTCGGACTTTTTGCATTCCTCTATGGCGAGACACTTAGGGAAGTCGCGTGTTCATCGGAGGATGATGCCAACAGTATCACGCTGATTATCGATGAGAGGCTTCTCGACAGCACCCCGCCCCCGCCGCTGATCACGAATGATGATGTGCAAGATGAAGAATCTGGCCCAAGGGAACCCGAATGGAACGCCCTTCCGTTCGAATTCTCTCTCGAGTCGGTAACCAATAACAAGGTGCTTGAAATCGAATCCGGCTACGAATGGGAACCTGAGTCAAAAGAGCGAGTCATCCTGCTTTGGCTGGGCCTCGTTGCGAAGGATACTCCCGCAGCCGACAAGCAGCTGCGATTGCCTGACGACAGTTCGCTGGACGATTGGATCTCCAATGTGGTTGATCGCTCCATTCGCTTCGACTCGGCTGCCTCGGACACTCCTGAACCTCCAACAAGCGGCTCAGTCTTAGATCGAATTTTCCAATGTAGGACCGCATTCATGGAGAAGGCCGCCGTCGACGGGATCTCGGTAACGTTAATCGATAACTATTTTGACACTTGGAGTTCTCTTCTCATGGAAGCAAGGGAGACCCATATTCCCGACGGCAAACGCGATTCCGATCTCATTTCCCTTCAGCATCAGGATTGTGTTGATATAGAGGGTGGCGGGTCGATCCTCATGCTCCCGAGCCACCCTTTCAGGCTGCGGTGGTTCAGCCGCTACTTGGAGAAATCCGCCGAGGTTCTGACCCGATCACTCGTCGGAGATCTTCCGCTGAACCGTCAGAACAACCAAAAATATCTCCAATGGATTGCTGACCTGTCCCCACAACAGCAACCTGCGGTGCATTGCAATCGCGCGGGAGAAATCGTTTTTGCAACCGGCGCTCTCGGGATGTCCGAGGAGTTCTCGCCGCTGGAGGAAGGTCGTGTCTCTGCAGAGACTGGAGCACTGGAACCCACGTGCACAGCTGAAATCGCGGCACAGGTTCATGCATACATCGAGGCCCATCCCTACAAGAAGGATGGTCTTTCCATTCTTGTCGTCCTTCCATCGGGTGCGAAGTTACCTGGCGAACTGGTCCAACAAATCAGGAAAGGGTCCGGCGCAAATGTCGTCATTGATGTGACCGTGATGGCTCCTAGAGAGCTTTGGGATTTAGTGAGTCAAACGATCGAGCAAGTTCCAACCGACAACCGGCTTAGCAATGGCCACCGCCTCTTCCCGTCAATCGGCCTTGGCTTCATCCACTTGGATCCCTCGCGGAGTCCGGAGGAACTTTTCGAAGGTGTGGTGTGCGACATCGCGATTGTCCCGAAGTTCCTTCAAGACCAGGTCGATATTCAGCAGAATACCGAACCCCCAAACGCAATCAATGGCTGCTTCGATCCATTGCTCGACAGTCCTACACATGTGTATGGAGGCCGCAACGGAGGAGCTATTTCGGTCTCTATGCGGCCGTCACAAACAGATCCCGCCCTGAACGCGTGGTCAACCATCGTGGTGCGTCAGCATCGCGCCCGTCCAGTTGCTCCGGCTCAACCTGAGAACCAGGATTTCGTCGAAATGAAGATCAACTTCGAGCGGATGGCTCGAATTTTCGCCGAAGTGCACAAGATCTCCCATTGGGTGGTCACCTTGGAGAAATACATTTCCAGGGAGCAAATCGAAAATCTCGAGCCGCGCCCCGACATCCTGACCGTCCGGGAGAACGTTGGATCCAGCGGACTCTATACCCTCATAGTCTCCTCGCAACAAGGGCGGCAGTTCGTGATCAAGCGACTCAAAAGCAAATTGGGCAGAATCGTCGAGGGCGCCGCAGAGGGTTCAACAGACGGAAAACATCTCGAGTCTTTGGCAGCGAGAATTTACGACGAGACACGACTCATTGCACCGCGGCTCGCGCTCAAAGCGATGGGTATTTCCCGTGTGACCGAAGAGATTGTCGGCCTCACCATCGCAAGGCACATCGCCGGAGCACATTTCCCTTCGGAGCCGGCGAATGGCGTGGTGGTATGGATCTCACTGGACGACCACCCAGACTGGTTCCAAGGCTCGATCGCAATCCGAGCCGACCTGTTGCGGCTGACTCTTCGGCAGGAAGGGGCCGAGTTGTTCGTGGATGTCCTTGCGGTGGAAGGAAAACTCCGGCAAGCTTACGACCCGCACGGAGAGGATCAAGTCCTCGCGACCTTGGACCTCATTCAAGACGCGCTTTCCAAGCCAGAGGACGAAACTCAACCCTTGGACGCCGAATTCTGGCGGGAGCAGCTCGCTTCCGCGATGGAAGCCGTCGCTCCTGAAGCCCGGACGCTTTATGGAGCGACAAGCTCAACCATCGACGGGGAGCGCATAAAACTTCCAGGTGAAATGAGGGATCGGTTCCGCAGAGGGATCTTCAAAACCGGGGTGGTGCAAGGGCTCTATTCTCTGTGCAGGCACGATATCGACGGAAGCGTCGTCATCGAACCAAGAGGGGATTCTCGGCTGTCCGTCGTGCGGTCCTTCAGGAATGATGTAGTCCGCTTGGTTGAAAGAACTCCCGCCGAATTGTTCCCTGCCAGTTTGCTGCCTGAGTCCCCCGAAATTGGAGGAATAGAGACCTTAGCCAACTCTGGCGGACAGCCTCAGCCGGATGTTCCGGCACCGATGGGCGGCGGTTCTGTTAGGCAAATCGTCAAGACAACCGACGAGCAAGAGCAATCCGTTGTAGGCAAGGGGAAACTCGACGCTAAAACGCTGGAATCTCGCTACCAAAGGATGCTCGACACATTCGGAACATTTAATGTGGACGTCCGCCCACCTAGCGATGCGCCCCGCTTCGAGGAAGGCCCGGCTTCGGTGCTCTATCGCCTGAAGCCAGGCCTCGGGGTGGATCCGAGCAAATTGAATGCTAGGGCCGACGCCATGAAGTTGGCTCTGGAACTTGAGGAGTCACAAAGTATCAGGTTTAGCAATCATCTCGGCTACTGCCTGTTGGACGTGCCTAAGCGAGATGAAGATCGATACTTCATCTCCGCTGGGCAAATCTGGAAGGACTGGCGACGGCCGGAGGGAAGCCTTGAGGCTCTGCTTGGCGTCGACCGCATCGGAAATCCGATTGGCATTAACTTTTCGTCATCGGATTCGCCGCACTTGCTTATCGGTGGAACTACGGGCAGTGGCAAATCCGAGGCTCTCAATACGATTCTCTGTGGGTTGGTGGGCCACTACACTCCGGACGAACTCCGCCTCGCTCTAATCGACCCAAAGTCGACTGAGTTATTCCACTTTGAGAACGCCCCGCATTTGGACGGAGAGATTGGTTATGAAGACTCCGAAGCGATTGCGATGCTGACGGAAGCGGTCGAAAATATGCAAGCCCGCTACCGGTGTTTTAGGGATCGTCGGGTGCGCAGCATCACGGAATACAACGCGATGGTGCCGGCCGAGAAGCGGATGCCGTGGAAGCTGATTGTTCTCGACGAATACGCGGACCTGACGTCTGAAAAGCAAGCCAAAGAAGAAATCGAGGCCCATCTACGACGTCTGGCGCAAAAGGCGAGAGCTGCTGGGATCCATGTAATCATAGCAACCCAGAACCCGAAGGCGGAAGTCATCAGCACGAACCTTCGATCCAACCTTCCTGCGCAGCTCGCCTTGCGTGTCCGCAGCGGCATCGAGAGTCAAGTCATCATGGGAGAAGCCGGAGCTGAGGCGCTTACGGGTAAAGGGGATGCTTTTTTGAAAGCTGGCAGCTCTGTAATCCGCCTCCAAGTGGCGATTGCCAAAGAATGTCTGTTCCTCACCAAATGA
- a CDS encoding PD-(D/E)XK nuclease family protein has protein sequence MKPNLFSLATNELSQDAFIAWLLQWAAPENLSENPGLNAVAVAFVNRLIWLQGTAPTQLTRVKAGRQWSNIDIWAEVNDSHLIVIEDKIGSGQHSDQLARYRKTGVDWCKEHRCELICVYLKTQSDSASNLKRVTEQGFAVFSRLEFLDLLNAHEVTSDIYNDFRDRLRQIESREARFIDNKIGTWTAEDWKGLYQRIEQTRGLVNWGYVPNPSGGFWNAVLNWYDFEGYCPYMQIEQGNLCFKVGEVYDDRREVRDRFHRLLMNSSTPESGLQRPGRFGNGTYMTVAVVPREVWLGKDDDLLDFDSLVTRLNAYQSWLVGVLASAQPVPANAN, from the coding sequence TTGAAACCAAACCTCTTCTCACTGGCTACCAACGAACTCAGTCAAGACGCGTTTATCGCATGGCTGCTTCAATGGGCTGCTCCGGAAAACTTGTCCGAGAATCCGGGGCTCAATGCCGTCGCCGTGGCGTTTGTGAACCGATTGATCTGGTTACAGGGAACCGCTCCTACACAACTCACCCGAGTAAAGGCTGGAAGGCAATGGTCTAACATTGACATCTGGGCCGAGGTCAACGACTCCCACCTGATTGTCATCGAAGATAAGATTGGATCAGGGCAGCATTCGGACCAACTCGCCCGGTATCGGAAAACCGGCGTGGACTGGTGCAAGGAGCACCGCTGCGAATTGATCTGTGTCTATCTCAAGACGCAGAGCGACTCAGCCTCAAACCTGAAGCGAGTGACTGAGCAGGGCTTCGCGGTGTTCAGCCGTCTTGAATTCCTCGATCTTTTAAATGCTCACGAAGTGACCAGTGACATCTACAATGATTTCCGGGACCGCCTGCGTCAGATAGAGAGCCGCGAAGCGCGATTCATCGACAATAAGATCGGCACCTGGACGGCAGAAGACTGGAAAGGCCTTTATCAGCGAATCGAGCAGACGCGCGGCCTCGTGAACTGGGGCTATGTTCCGAATCCATCAGGCGGGTTCTGGAACGCCGTTCTGAATTGGTATGACTTCGAAGGCTATTGCCCATACATGCAGATCGAGCAGGGAAACCTCTGCTTCAAAGTTGGCGAAGTTTACGACGACCGCCGCGAGGTCCGGGATCGCTTCCACCGCCTATTGATGAACTCCTCCACTCCGGAATCGGGTCTTCAGCGGCCCGGACGATTCGGAAATGGCACCTACATGACGGTGGCGGTCGTACCTCGGGAAGTTTGGCTAGGGAAGGACGATGACCTATTGGATTTTGACAGCCTTGTCACCCGGTTGAACGCCTATCAGTCTTGGCTTGTGGGAGTGCTCGCCAGCGCGCAGCCGGTTCCAGCGAACGCGAATTAA